From Halorientalis litorea:
CGATGCTCGACATCGAACACGACCCGAGCCTCCATCAGGTACTGGCGGGCAAGGCCGCCGTCAGCGACGCGATTACCGAGGGGCCGGGCGGCATCACCATCGTGCCCGGCGAGCGGGACCTCGAAGCGTTCGCCGACGCGGACCCGGCCAAACTCCGGAAGGTCGTCAAGGCACTCTCGACGGCGTACGAAATCGTCCTCATCGACACGGGGGCGGGCCTGAGCCACGAGACGACGGTCCCGCTGGGACTGTCCGACGGCATCCTGCTCGTGACGACGGCCGACGACGTGGCCGTCGGCGACACTATCAAGACGGCGCAACTGGCCGAGCGCATCGAGGGCGACGTGCTCGGTGCCGTCCTGACGCGGGCCGGTGACGAGACGAACGTCTCGGAGGTCGCCGACGAACTCGACCTCGAGATGTTGGCCGTGGTCCCGGAAGACCAGGACGCG
This genomic window contains:
- a CDS encoding MinD/ParA family ATP-binding protein; protein product: MTGYVYTIAGGKGGVGKTTTAINVAVALQDAGHDVVVVDADLGMANLGAMLDIEHDPSLHQVLAGKAAVSDAITEGPGGITIVPGERDLEAFADADPAKLRKVVKALSTAYEIVLIDTGAGLSHETTVPLGLSDGILLVTTADDVAVGDTIKTAQLAERIEGDVLGAVLTRAGDETNVSEVADELDLEMLAVVPEDQDATENEPLLINDSDSYAAEAYRRLASTLEEIYEANTEGGVSPDAEFDVADDEEADDEAAADADGDEPDDDEEDDDDGEDDDDGGAFGLFS